A segment of the Pirellulales bacterium genome:
GCCATGATGCCCATTCTCGCCAAGGCGCTTTCGCGCAAGACGCTGCTGGCAATCGGGATCATCGCCTATGGGCTGCGGATGTTTTTGTTCGCCTATGTCGGGCCGATTGCCGCGGCGACGCATCTTGGCCCCGTGCCGATTCTGATCTTGGGCATTGCGATGCACGGTTTTTCATTCGGCTGCTTCGTGTTCATCGCGTTCATGGTCGTCGACGAACAAACCACCGGCGACGTGCGCGCGAGCGCTCAGAGCTTGTTCAACCTCGTGATGATTGGCGTCGGGATCATCGTGGGGAGCGAAATCGCCGGCTGGGTGGCGGAGTGGGCCAGAATCGACAAAGACCATCTCGACTACACGAAGCTCTTCAGCGTTCCGATGTGGACCTGCCTGGCGTGCCTGATCGCGCTCGTGGTCTTCTATCCCCGCCGCAGCCGCACCGTTGCTTGAACCGTCTGCAATGCTATCCTTGAGGTAGCGGTCACTAAGCCCAGGGAAGGCCTGGAACGCGTGTGCCAATGGAGAGATCGCTCTCCGGGCGTTCCCTGGGCTTGAATCCCGCGCCGGTGGACCATATCAGACATCGACGATGAAACGCCTCGAAAAAAAACATTCGCTGCCGACTCGCGTGTTTCATTGGCTCAACGCGCCGCTGCTGGCGATCATGATTTGGAGCGGGCTCTTGATCTATTGGGCCAACGATGTTTACCGCGTCGGGCTGGGCCGATTCACGCTGTTCCACTTTTTTCCCGATTCGTGGTATGCGGCCCTGAATCTCGGCCATCGGCTGGCCGAGGGAATGGCGTGGCACTTTTTCTTCATGTGGTTTTTCGCAATCAACGGGTTGATCTACGTCGGCTACACGTTCATTTCCGGCCAGTGGCGGCATCTGCTGCCGAATCGTGACACGCCGCGCGAGGCGCTTGATGTCGTGTTGCACGATTTGCGTTTGAGCAAGAAGCCGTTGCCGCGGCGGAAATTCAACGGTGCCCAGCGATTGGCGTACACCGCGGTCGTGTTGATGGGCGCCGGCTCGCTTCTGACCGGGCTGGCGATTTATAAGCCGATTCAGTTCTCATGGCTCACTTGGCTTCTCGGCGGCTACGAAATGGCCCGCTGG
Coding sequences within it:
- a CDS encoding cytochrome b/b6 domain-containing protein — its product is MKRLEKKHSLPTRVFHWLNAPLLAIMIWSGLLIYWANDVYRVGLGRFTLFHFFPDSWYAALNLGHRLAEGMAWHFFFMWFFAINGLIYVGYTFISGQWRHLLPNRDTPREALDVVLHDLRLSKKPLPRRKFNGAQRLAYTAVVLMGAGSLLTGLAIYKPIQFSWLTWLLGGYEMARWEHFLLVIGYVLFFVVHIAQVIRAGWNNFRAMVAGYELAAPEDAPYESN